A region from the Kazachstania africana CBS 2517 chromosome 11, complete genome genome encodes:
- the TRP2 gene encoding anthranilate synthase TRP2 (similar to Saccharomyces cerevisiae TRP2 (YER090W); ancestral locus Anc_7.375) — protein MSGTIKIQPSLEHLEQLVEENNGSSVNMYPIYAFLPSLYLTPHVAYLKLADLNNPDRSESFLLESAKTNNNQLDRYSFIGIKPRKIIKTGPTENLEVDPLIILEEELKDKKLAENIPGLPNLSGGAVGYISYDCVRYFEPKTKRPLKDVLEVPEAYLMICDTIIAFDNVYQRFQIIHNINLNEIESLEKGYEQASEIISKIIEKLTDESEPVPYPAQPPIKLNQSFKSNIGQEGYENHVKTLKQHIKKGNIIQAVPSQRVERPTSLHPFNIYRHLRTVNPSPYLFYIDCLDFQIIGASPELLCKSDNKNKLITHPIAGTINRGKTTEEDNKLADELVGSLKDRAEHVMLVDLARNDINRVCDPLTTNVDKLLTVEKFSHVQHLVSQVSGTLRPDQNRFDALRSIFPAGTVSGAPKVKAMELIAELEGERRGVYAGAVGNWSYDGKTMNTCIALRTMVYKNGSAFLQAGGGIVFDSDEYDEYIETMNKMMANHNTIVEAEEIWASKVGSV, from the coding sequence ATGTCAGGCACCATCAAGATTCAGCCAAGTTTGGAACACTTGGAACAGTTAGTCGAGGAAAATAATGGATCTTCCGTTAATATGTATCCAATTTATGCATTCTTACCATCTCTGTATTTAACTCCGCATGTCGCTTATTTGAAGCTAGCTGACCTGAACAATCCTGATAGATCAGAATCTTTCCTTTTGGAAAGTGCCAAGACGAACAATAATCAACTAGATCGTTATTCTTTCATCGGTATCAAACCAAGAAAGATTATAAAGACCGGTCCAACTGAAAATTTGGAGGTCGATCCACTTATCATACTGGAAGAGGAACTAAAGGACAAAAAACTGGCTGAAAATATTCCTGGTTTACCTAATTTAAGTGGTGGAGCCGTAGGTTACATCTCATATGATTGTGTCAGATATTTCGAACCAAAGACTAAGAGACCGTTAAAAGATGTTTTAGAAGTTCCAGAAGCATATTTAATGATATGTGACACCATTATCGCCTTCGATAACGTCTATCAAAGATTCCAAATCATCCATAACATCAActtgaatgaaattgaatcgCTCGAGAAAGGTTACGAACAAGCTTCCGAAATTATCAGTAAAATCATCGAAAAATTAACAGATGAGTCGGAACCAGTTCCATATCCTGCTCAACCTCCTATCAAATTAAAtcaatctttcaaatctaATATCGGTCAAGAAGGCTATGAAAACCATGTAAAGACTCTAAAGCAACATATCAAGAAAGGAAACATCATTCAAGCAGTCCCTTCACAAAGGGTCGAAAGGCCAACCTCTTTACATCCATTCAATATCTACCGTCATCTACGTACAGTCAATCCATCCCCTTATTTATTCTACATTGACTGTCTTGATTTCCAAATCATTGGTGCCTCTCCAGAACTTTTATGTAAGTCAgacaataaaaataaacttaTTACACATCCAATTGCTGGTACTATAAACAGAGGTAAAACcacagaagaagataacAAACTGGCTGACGAGTTAGTGGGTTCTTTAAAAGATCGTGCGGAACATGTCATGTTGGTCGATTTGGCAAGAAATGATATTAATAGAGTATGTGACCCATTAACTACAAATGTCGACAAACTTCTAACTGTAGAAAAATTCTCTCACGTTCAACATTTGGTCTCTCAAGTTAGTGGTACTTTAAGACCAGATCAAAACAGATTTGATGCCTTAAGATCTATTTTCCCTGCAGGTACCGTAAGTGGTGCTCCTAAAGTTAAAGCAATGGAATTAATTGCTGAATTAGAAGGGGAAAGACGTGGTGTCTACGCTGGTGCCGTTGGTAACTGGTCATATGATGGCAAAACAATGAACACATGCATCGCTCTTAGAACAATGGTTTACAAGAATGGTAGTGCTTTCTTACAGGCAGGTGGTGGTATTGTTTTTGATTCTGACGAATatgatgaatatattgaaacCATGAACAAAATGATGGCTAATCACAATACCATTGTTGAAGCTGAAGAAATCTGGGCTTCGAAAGTCGGTTCTGTTTAA